From a region of the Salinispira pacifica genome:
- a CDS encoding HAD-IG family 5'-nucleotidase translates to MPVYVNRTLNLKKIKLIGFDMDYTLVRYNIEIFERLAHQQAVRILVEDFGYPEGIRSLPFDKDRAIVGLVIDTRNGNMLKLSRFGKVKSACHGLEHIHYRKVRDLYQSVAIDLSHPDYIPLDTSFAISYGVLYSQLVDEKSRGMKLPDFRTLAQDIHSAINTAHQDGSIKDIVLDDLDRFVISDPKIPQLLERYADYGKKLMIITNSDYAYTRRILDYSITPHLKSHSHWSEVFDLVVTLADKPLFFQEQRRFLAIDPETGCMKNHEGPVTHGIYQGGWFKKLQNDMGLAGNEILYMGDHIYGDVVAIKKLCDWRTGLVLGDLERELEGIRKAKPIQSQIDELSKKKSRLEREINRLDIARYEGSDPEPGELDRLFENIEGINNRISVLLGEYRSNFNPIWGEVLRSGNEESRYADQIISYACVYMTRISDLFDYSPKTYFRPLRRTMAHEQDE, encoded by the coding sequence ATGCCCGTATATGTGAACCGTACGCTGAACCTGAAAAAGATCAAACTCATCGGTTTCGATATGGATTACACCCTGGTTCGGTATAATATCGAGATATTCGAGCGTCTCGCCCACCAACAGGCGGTGCGCATACTTGTTGAAGATTTCGGATACCCGGAAGGGATCCGCTCCCTTCCCTTCGATAAAGACCGGGCAATTGTGGGGCTGGTAATCGATACCCGCAACGGCAACATGCTGAAGCTCAGCAGGTTCGGCAAAGTGAAAAGTGCATGCCATGGTCTGGAGCACATTCACTACCGGAAAGTCCGGGATCTGTATCAGAGTGTAGCCATAGATCTGAGCCACCCCGATTACATTCCTCTGGATACCAGTTTCGCCATATCATACGGTGTGCTGTATTCCCAGCTGGTGGATGAGAAGTCCAGGGGGATGAAACTTCCGGACTTCCGCACGCTGGCACAGGACATTCACTCGGCCATCAACACCGCCCATCAGGACGGATCCATCAAGGACATCGTGCTGGACGATCTGGACCGCTTCGTGATCAGCGATCCCAAGATCCCCCAGCTTCTTGAACGATATGCCGACTACGGCAAAAAGCTCATGATCATTACCAACAGCGATTATGCCTACACCCGGCGAATTCTGGATTACAGCATCACTCCCCATCTCAAATCCCACTCCCACTGGAGCGAGGTGTTTGACCTGGTGGTCACACTTGCCGATAAGCCGCTCTTTTTTCAGGAGCAGCGGCGTTTTCTCGCCATCGATCCTGAAACAGGCTGCATGAAAAATCATGAAGGCCCGGTTACCCACGGAATATATCAGGGAGGCTGGTTCAAGAAGCTTCAGAATGATATGGGCCTTGCGGGAAACGAGATCCTCTATATGGGCGATCATATCTACGGGGATGTTGTGGCCATCAAGAAGCTGTGTGACTGGCGTACAGGTCTCGTTCTGGGGGATCTGGAACGGGAACTTGAAGGTATCCGGAAGGCCAAACCCATCCAGAGTCAGATTGACGAGCTGAGCAAGAAAAAATCCCGGCTGGAACGGGAAATCAACAGACTGGACATCGCCCGCTATGAGGGCAGCGACCCCGAGCCGGGAGAACTGGACCGCCTGTTTGAAAACATCGAAGGTATCAACAACAGGATCTCAGTGCTTCTGGGGGAATACCGGAGCAATTTCAATCCAATATGGGGGGAGGTTCTCCGGTCCGGGAATGAAGAAAGCAGGTATGCGGACCAGATTATCAGCTACGCCTGCGTCTATATGACCCGGATCTCCGATCTCTTCGACTACAGCCCCAAAACCTATTTTCGTCCCCTGAGACGCACCATGGCCCACGAGCAGGACGAATGA
- a CDS encoding SDR family oxidoreductase: protein MNPEQDSMNDETVLITGANSGVGFETAKALALKGARVIAGCRNMEKGRRAVEEIISFSGNDKVTLLEIDLSSLESVRNAAARVLDDVQVLDVLINNAGIITQEREISADGYELQFATNHLGHFLLTNMLLPIIIPSSRARIINLSSGAHFMGKIHFDDLMLENGFKPFKAYGQSKLANILFTRSLMHHFGHRGIRANSVHPGFVNTNFGKSRSSEKIHGFLDWFTNFGKSPEKGAETSVWLASSPEAGEYSGEYFVRCKPARTSKGAKDMAAAEKLWHVSEELTGLPGLQ, encoded by the coding sequence ATGAACCCAGAACAGGATTCGATGAACGATGAGACGGTGCTGATCACCGGAGCAAACAGCGGCGTGGGCTTTGAAACCGCCAAGGCCCTGGCGCTGAAAGGTGCCAGGGTGATCGCAGGCTGCAGAAATATGGAGAAAGGCAGGCGGGCGGTTGAAGAAATTATCAGCTTCAGCGGAAATGATAAGGTCACTCTTTTGGAGATCGACCTGAGCAGTCTCGAATCGGTCCGGAATGCCGCTGCACGGGTTCTGGATGACGTACAGGTGCTGGATGTGCTGATAAACAATGCGGGAATTATTACCCAGGAGCGGGAAATCAGTGCCGACGGATATGAGCTCCAGTTTGCCACAAATCACCTGGGTCATTTTCTCCTCACGAATATGCTGTTGCCCATTATTATCCCCTCCTCCCGGGCGCGGATTATCAATCTATCCTCCGGGGCGCATTTCATGGGTAAAATTCATTTCGATGATCTCATGCTGGAGAACGGATTCAAGCCCTTCAAGGCATACGGTCAGTCAAAACTTGCAAATATTCTGTTTACCCGGTCATTGATGCACCATTTCGGACACCGGGGTATTCGTGCAAACAGCGTTCATCCCGGATTTGTGAACACCAATTTCGGAAAGAGCCGGTCATCCGAAAAGATTCACGGATTCCTGGACTGGTTTACCAATTTCGGCAAGTCCCCGGAAAAGGGCGCAGAAACCAGCGTCTGGCTCGCCTCTTCCCCTGAGGCAGGTGAATATTCCGGAGAGTATTTTGTCCGCTGTAAACCTGCCCGCACCAGCAAGGGTGCCAAGGATATGGCCGCGGCGGAAAAGCTCTGGCATGTAAGTGAGGAACTCACCGGACTGCCGGGTCTCCAGTGA
- a CDS encoding aspartate kinase — MKEIQIQSLQDTPSSESDQASGNRGVHTVEKIGGTSMSNYAAVRDNIVKKPASGDSLYQRILVVSAYGGITDKLLEHKKNGKPGIFSLFANSTGEDSWHQAFRELKILLYRINKNFFGEGELLEEANRFIDARLASASGCLTDLDRLCRHGHFSLDEHLSTVREMLASIGEAHSAWNMAALLRRDGVNARFVDLTGWQTSSHIPLDERIIQAFSPVDLETELPIATGYAHSENGLMATFDRGYSEMTFSRIAVLTGAREAVIHKEFHLSSADPKLVGEENAVPIGRTNYDVADHLANLGMEAIHPKAAKGLRKKNIPLRVKNTFEPEHTGTLITTDYSSDSPMVEIIAGRRGVYALEVFDQEMAGNVGRYEQEILNLIKKMRIYTVAKDINANTVTHYLAASLKVVKRIRSVIEEMFPEAEVDQKKVSIVSVIGTDMSEAGMLSQSVRSLAESNINVLSVHQSMRQVEMRFVIAEDDFDQAVKSLHSRLVEVHDHGRAITLAQ; from the coding sequence ATGAAAGAGATACAGATTCAGTCATTACAGGATACCCCCTCATCGGAAAGCGATCAGGCATCGGGGAATCGGGGTGTTCATACCGTCGAGAAAATCGGCGGAACTTCCATGAGCAATTACGCCGCGGTCCGGGATAATATTGTAAAAAAACCGGCCTCAGGAGATTCCCTGTACCAGAGGATTCTGGTGGTTTCCGCATACGGCGGAATTACCGATAAGCTTCTCGAACACAAAAAAAACGGCAAGCCGGGAATTTTCAGCCTTTTTGCCAACAGCACCGGAGAGGACAGCTGGCACCAGGCCTTCCGCGAACTGAAAATCCTTCTCTACCGCATCAACAAGAATTTTTTCGGGGAAGGGGAGCTTCTTGAGGAAGCGAACCGCTTCATCGATGCCCGCCTTGCATCCGCTTCAGGCTGCCTTACCGACCTGGACCGTCTGTGCCGCCACGGACATTTTTCCCTGGACGAACACCTTTCCACAGTTCGTGAAATGCTTGCCAGCATCGGTGAAGCCCACAGCGCCTGGAATATGGCCGCTCTACTGCGCAGAGACGGGGTAAATGCCCGTTTCGTGGATCTGACAGGATGGCAGACCAGCAGCCACATTCCCCTGGACGAGCGGATTATTCAGGCATTCAGCCCGGTTGATCTTGAGACGGAACTGCCCATCGCCACCGGCTATGCCCATAGCGAGAACGGCCTGATGGCAACCTTCGACAGAGGTTACAGCGAGATGACCTTCAGCCGGATTGCAGTGCTCACCGGCGCCCGTGAGGCCGTTATTCATAAAGAGTTTCATCTCAGCAGCGCCGACCCCAAACTTGTGGGCGAGGAGAATGCGGTGCCCATTGGACGTACAAACTACGACGTGGCGGATCATCTTGCCAATCTGGGAATGGAAGCCATTCATCCCAAGGCGGCAAAGGGGTTGCGGAAGAAGAATATCCCTCTGCGTGTGAAGAACACCTTTGAGCCCGAACATACCGGGACATTGATCACCACCGACTACAGCAGCGATTCTCCCATGGTTGAAATTATAGCTGGACGCCGGGGAGTGTACGCCCTTGAAGTTTTTGATCAGGAGATGGCGGGTAATGTGGGCCGCTATGAACAGGAGATTCTCAATCTCATTAAGAAAATGCGGATCTATACCGTGGCAAAGGATATCAACGCCAACACGGTTACCCATTATCTCGCCGCCAGCCTGAAGGTGGTAAAGCGTATCCGGTCGGTGATCGAAGAGATGTTCCCGGAAGCCGAGGTTGATCAGAAGAAGGTGAGCATCGTTTCGGTGATCGGAACCGATATGAGCGAAGCCGGCATGCTCTCCCAGTCTGTGCGCAGCCTGGCGGAAAGCAATATTAATGTGTTGTCGGTACATCAGAGCATGCGGCAGGTTGAAATGCGCTTTGTGATTGCAGAAGATGATTTTGATCAGGCCGTTAAGTCGCTCCACTCCCGATTGGTGGAAGTTCATGATCACGGCAGGGCAATTACCCTGGCCCAATAG
- a CDS encoding FMN-binding protein: MKKAFLIAVLLVAAAVLVSCGSDSDNQSAETQEAASGEGILVENAFYYTHVNGHEEETEMVAFVPFEYEQLETVKYQVVYIACTCRGPQVNYWSVAYVELSKEDGSVTFISWDDDSSGHYTAGMYGDSYVTWDGIPAHELLMQYTEDNLMGGTQEDINAIEPMHGEVDAYTGATVTPNNAVRMLQGLFEYHNERYM, translated from the coding sequence GTGAAAAAAGCATTCCTTATTGCAGTACTGCTGGTTGCAGCTGCAGTTCTTGTATCGTGCGGATCGGATTCAGACAATCAATCAGCGGAAACCCAGGAAGCGGCTTCGGGTGAGGGAATTCTTGTTGAAAACGCATTCTACTATACTCACGTAAACGGACATGAGGAAGAAACGGAAATGGTTGCTTTCGTTCCCTTCGAGTACGAACAGCTTGAAACCGTTAAGTATCAGGTTGTGTATATTGCCTGTACCTGCCGTGGACCCCAGGTGAACTACTGGTCGGTGGCTTACGTTGAACTCAGCAAGGAAGACGGATCAGTAACATTTATCTCCTGGGATGATGACTCCAGCGGTCACTACACCGCAGGAATGTACGGTGACAGCTATGTAACCTGGGACGGAATACCTGCCCACGAACTGCTGATGCAGTACACCGAAGACAATCTTATGGGCGGAACCCAGGAAGATATTAATGCCATCGAGCCCATGCATGGGGAAGTGGATGCCTACACCGGCGCTACCGTTACCCCCAATAATGCAGTGCGCATGCTTCAGGGACTGTTCGAATACCACAACGAACGGTATATGTAA
- a CDS encoding CAP domain-containing protein — MFCIFLLPVQPQELHAGNDELGYPVDRVEHARSESLWSARMYELYTHRDYEQYPPFSQALNFTDIDYPLLHAALFYESNRARVSEGLDALPWNINLEITAYNHSLFMVESYEFAHYSGDSRRRSPNNRGSLAGITNPQVTENIAINFALDYEEGRKFYVHDVDLYSYDNNPANSLKPLTYIGFAKNAVNLWMESFGHRKNLLSPNAVEMGAGAFFYREANSGYFPKFRTTQNFQWWTPVIPGESRDPLPPGFRLE, encoded by the coding sequence ATGTTTTGCATATTCCTTCTCCCGGTTCAGCCCCAGGAGCTGCACGCCGGCAACGACGAACTCGGTTACCCGGTGGACCGTGTGGAGCATGCACGCAGCGAGTCTCTCTGGTCCGCCCGGATGTATGAGCTGTACACTCACAGAGACTATGAACAATATCCGCCCTTCTCACAGGCACTGAATTTTACGGATATTGATTACCCTCTGCTTCATGCCGCACTCTTTTATGAATCCAACAGGGCCAGAGTGAGCGAAGGACTGGATGCCCTTCCCTGGAATATCAATCTTGAGATTACTGCATACAATCACTCCCTGTTCATGGTGGAAAGTTACGAGTTCGCCCATTATTCGGGAGACTCAAGGCGGCGTTCGCCCAATAATCGGGGCAGCCTTGCCGGCATCACCAATCCTCAGGTTACCGAAAACATCGCCATTAATTTCGCCCTGGATTATGAAGAAGGGAGGAAATTCTATGTTCACGACGTGGATCTATACAGCTACGACAATAATCCCGCCAATTCACTCAAGCCGCTCACCTATATCGGCTTTGCAAAAAATGCGGTAAATCTCTGGATGGAATCTTTCGGACACCGCAAAAATCTGCTCAGCCCCAACGCAGTGGAGATGGGTGCCGGGGCATTCTTTTACCGGGAGGCGAATTCCGGTTACTTTCCCAAGTTCCGTACTACCCAGAACTTTCAATGGTGGACTCCGGTTATTCCCGGAGAAAGCAGGGATCCCCTTCCCCCGGGTTTCCGCCTTGAATAG
- the thpD gene encoding ectoine hydroxylase: MSSQDPYPSRLREKGRSIPRQDPVIHWPGGSDRAHGPLEASLVKQFETDGFLILEDLFSTSEVESFREELLRLSGDQEIRESGEIITEPDSGEVRSVFRIHENSPLFSDLAADPRLAGIAAQILNDELYIHQSRVNYKPGFRGREFYWHSDFETWHSEDGMPRMRALSMSIALTENFEYNGPLMLIPGSHKTFIATEGETPEENFKSSLKKQVVGVPSDDQVRKLAGEGGIVTATGKPGSVIIFDCNVMHGSNGNITPEPRSNVFFVYNAMSNSPVEPFNGQDPRPEYIATRKTIRTLKQTAAQLS, translated from the coding sequence ATGTCATCACAGGATCCGTATCCCAGCAGGCTGCGAGAAAAGGGAAGAAGTATTCCCCGCCAAGATCCTGTTATTCATTGGCCTGGTGGAAGCGACCGGGCCCACGGTCCCCTTGAAGCCAGTCTTGTTAAGCAATTTGAAACCGACGGGTTTTTAATTCTGGAAGACCTGTTCAGCACTTCGGAAGTTGAGTCATTCCGTGAAGAGCTGCTCAGGCTTTCCGGGGATCAGGAGATTCGGGAATCCGGGGAGATTATTACCGAACCGGACAGCGGTGAGGTACGATCCGTGTTCCGCATACATGAGAACAGTCCACTGTTCAGCGATCTTGCTGCCGACCCCCGGCTTGCAGGAATAGCCGCTCAGATTCTCAACGATGAATTGTATATTCATCAGAGCCGGGTGAACTATAAGCCGGGCTTCAGAGGGCGGGAGTTTTACTGGCATTCGGATTTTGAAACATGGCACAGCGAAGACGGCATGCCCCGAATGCGGGCGTTAAGCATGTCAATCGCGCTCACAGAAAACTTTGAGTACAACGGACCGCTGATGCTTATTCCCGGTTCACATAAGACGTTCATTGCCACAGAGGGCGAAACTCCTGAAGAGAATTTTAAGTCTTCGCTGAAGAAACAGGTGGTGGGCGTACCCTCGGATGACCAGGTGCGTAAACTGGCCGGGGAAGGGGGAATTGTTACGGCAACCGGAAAACCGGGCTCGGTTATCATTTTTGACTGCAACGTGATGCATGGTTCCAACGGAAATATCACCCCCGAACCCAGATCCAATGTGTTTTTCGTCTATAACGCCATGAGCAACTCGCCGGTTGAGCCGTTTAACGGCCAGGACCCACGTCCTGAATATATAGCAACGAGAAAGACAATCCGGACGCTGAAACAGACCGCAGCTCAGTTGTCCTGA
- a CDS encoding thioredoxin family protein, with amino-acid sequence MDYLTTLSDEYFNKGMTMDEYVSGARNYRSFVRQLMEKAEVKDNQVQRLQELKKNLGELRVTVNTEDWCGDWACNAPILGKLFSEAGVEMRIFRGSEFPLLKERYERDGDDHIPAVSIWNRNGDEMIRWIEAPAAVAEKKDRWKKEHPEFTRTYALQKEDPKAKKEFAVMYRNFLDMMGEWYSSGMWDETVREILEKLEKQQ; translated from the coding sequence ATGGATTATCTGACAACTCTCAGCGATGAATATTTCAACAAAGGCATGACAATGGATGAGTATGTCTCCGGTGCCAGAAACTACCGGAGCTTTGTGCGGCAGCTCATGGAAAAGGCAGAAGTGAAGGACAATCAGGTTCAGCGCCTGCAGGAGCTGAAGAAGAATCTTGGAGAACTTCGGGTCACGGTGAATACCGAAGACTGGTGCGGTGACTGGGCCTGCAACGCACCCATTCTTGGGAAGCTTTTCTCGGAAGCGGGAGTGGAAATGAGAATATTTCGCGGTTCGGAATTTCCCTTGCTGAAAGAACGGTACGAACGGGACGGAGATGATCACATACCTGCCGTTTCAATCTGGAATCGGAACGGGGACGAAATGATCCGCTGGATTGAGGCTCCTGCAGCGGTTGCAGAAAAAAAGGATCGTTGGAAGAAGGAACATCCGGAATTCACCCGGACCTATGCCCTTCAGAAGGAGGATCCGAAGGCAAAAAAAGAATTTGCCGTGATGTATCGGAATTTTCTTGATATGATGGGCGAGTGGTACAGCTCGGGCATGTGGGATGAGACTGTGCGGGAAATACTTGAAAAACTGGAGAAACAGCAATGA
- a CDS encoding class I SAM-dependent methyltransferase, whose amino-acid sequence MDRGSGGDGSGDESRAGAGDGAAAAAGPQARFLCMPALEQISDGTLDLVICNPPFHYKSIQTQEVARHMFQDAHRCLRPGGELWVVANSHLGYAGFLGSLFSQTAVEQESNGFKVYRCIK is encoded by the coding sequence TTGGACAGGGGCAGCGGCGGGGACGGAAGCGGGGACGAATCCCGGGCCGGGGCCGGAGATGGGGCTGCAGCAGCAGCCGGGCCACAGGCCCGGTTTCTGTGCATGCCTGCGCTGGAACAGATATCCGACGGGACACTGGACCTGGTGATCTGCAACCCTCCGTTTCACTACAAGAGCATTCAAACTCAGGAAGTGGCCCGGCATATGTTTCAGGACGCTCATCGCTGTCTTCGCCCCGGGGGCGAGCTTTGGGTGGTAGCCAACTCACATCTGGGGTATGCGGGTTTTCTGGGTTCGCTCTTTTCACAGACAGCTGTTGAACAGGAATCCAATGGATTTAAAGTATACCGCTGTATAAAGTAA
- a CDS encoding M16 family metallopeptidase: MHTRNSAVTAGRTHQLWKPAAAVIMLIFALVSCTTASDSLDAGSATDNGSTAFIPQDSRLLSGELENGMEYYIRENDRPENKAELRLVVNAGSILEDEDQLGLAHYLEHMAFNGTEKYPKNEIVSFLQEIGMEFGPDINAYTSFDETVYMLSVPLGDEQLLDTGFEVLREWAFHMSIRQEDVDEERGVILEEWRLGRGANQRILEQILPVLFQDSRYARRLPIGSEEIIRTADAAVLRRFYEDWYRPDLMAVIAVGDFQADEIEAKIRTTFSGYGGEDDTAGDDEPTGEDEPRERPRYDVPLSDEDKYMFVTDPEATVTSIEVMNQYEPSILRRPDQLDDVLAEQLFYSMINSRFSEIVQTSGTPFITAQAYSTQYTRWSGHSGITVLSSPDGIPRAVKNLGLESERLRRHGFLPSELERAKQNLLRSYENYYRERDNREHSSLMGEIQEHFLKDSPVLSPSWLWKQVQQRLPEIDTGDFSEIISRRLDPGNRLLLISGPDSIEQFRLEKEEAYTLLDSWNSAEVEPWDDGETGTELVEEIPGKGNITARETDSETGIHRWELSNGAVVYVKPTDFKSDEILFSAFSPGGLNMAEDDEYLSASLASTISQVSGLGGYSAVELNKFLSGINASVSPYVGDIQEGLQGSASPEDLEILLQMAYLNFTDPRADLDAWNTYAGRLSSYLEEQERDPRFRYQNRISQVVYDSHPRAENLSAEDVSRVDFTTAERFFAERFSNPGDFTFVFVGNADLEELENGVEQWIASIPSGEERDPVLDRGMDYFDEDIRSELKAGIEPLSIVTQVWTGSTAWNYENYYHMASLSSALDIILVEKVREAAGGTYSISSSFAMSRQPTEDYRFVVQFSCEPSRTDELIAIVNDEIQAIIDGTLESEYAGKVQESQRVNYSDNLQRNGWWLNQIQFLLEHELDWELALNKEEWYDRLTADNIISGAERWLGDQANYAEIILLPQEEQ; this comes from the coding sequence ATGCATACCCGAAACTCAGCTGTGACAGCAGGCAGAACACATCAATTATGGAAACCGGCAGCAGCCGTTATTATGCTGATATTCGCCCTTGTCTCCTGCACCACAGCTTCGGATTCTTTGGATGCCGGCAGCGCTACGGACAACGGTTCCACGGCCTTTATTCCCCAGGATAGCCGATTACTCAGCGGCGAGCTGGAAAACGGTATGGAGTACTACATCAGGGAAAATGACCGGCCGGAAAATAAGGCCGAATTGCGCCTGGTTGTAAATGCCGGCTCCATCCTTGAGGATGAGGATCAGCTGGGTCTTGCACACTACCTGGAACATATGGCATTCAACGGTACGGAAAAGTATCCGAAAAACGAGATTGTTTCATTTCTTCAGGAGATAGGGATGGAGTTCGGTCCTGACATTAACGCATATACCAGTTTTGACGAGACAGTGTACATGCTTTCGGTTCCCCTGGGTGATGAACAGCTGCTGGATACGGGTTTTGAGGTTCTCCGTGAGTGGGCGTTTCATATGAGCATCCGGCAGGAAGATGTTGATGAAGAACGGGGAGTCATTCTGGAGGAGTGGAGACTGGGCAGAGGTGCGAACCAGAGAATTCTTGAACAGATTCTCCCGGTGCTCTTTCAGGATTCGCGCTATGCGCGGCGGCTGCCCATCGGAAGCGAAGAGATTATCAGAACCGCCGACGCAGCTGTGCTCCGGCGCTTTTACGAAGACTGGTACCGCCCGGACCTGATGGCCGTTATCGCCGTGGGTGATTTCCAGGCTGATGAGATAGAGGCAAAAATACGCACAACGTTTTCCGGATACGGCGGGGAAGATGACACAGCCGGGGATGATGAGCCAACCGGGGAAGATGAGCCAAGAGAGCGGCCCCGTTACGATGTTCCTCTGTCGGATGAGGATAAATATATGTTTGTAACCGATCCCGAGGCGACCGTTACCTCCATTGAGGTGATGAACCAGTATGAGCCCTCGATCCTCAGGCGTCCCGACCAGCTTGATGACGTACTGGCCGAACAGCTGTTTTATTCCATGATCAATTCCCGCTTCTCCGAAATCGTACAGACCTCCGGTACGCCCTTCATTACCGCCCAGGCCTACTCCACCCAGTACACCCGATGGAGCGGTCACAGCGGCATTACCGTGCTGAGTTCACCCGACGGAATCCCCCGGGCGGTGAAAAATCTGGGGCTTGAAAGCGAACGGCTGCGCCGCCACGGTTTTCTTCCAAGTGAACTTGAGCGGGCGAAACAGAACCTGCTGCGCTCCTATGAAAACTATTACCGGGAACGGGATAATCGGGAACACAGCAGTCTGATGGGGGAAATTCAGGAACACTTTTTAAAGGACAGTCCGGTATTGTCTCCCTCATGGCTGTGGAAACAGGTTCAGCAGCGGCTTCCGGAGATCGATACCGGCGATTTCTCCGAAATAATCAGCCGCCGTCTGGATCCGGGAAACCGGCTCCTGCTCATCAGCGGTCCCGATTCCATTGAACAGTTCCGGCTGGAAAAGGAAGAGGCGTACACCCTCCTGGATTCATGGAATTCCGCAGAGGTAGAACCCTGGGATGACGGAGAAACCGGCACAGAGCTTGTGGAAGAGATCCCCGGTAAGGGGAATATCACCGCCAGAGAGACTGACAGCGAGACGGGAATCCACCGTTGGGAACTGTCCAACGGGGCGGTTGTCTATGTGAAACCCACGGATTTTAAGTCCGATGAGATTCTCTTCTCCGCATTCAGTCCCGGAGGGCTGAACATGGCCGAGGACGATGAATACCTTTCAGCCAGCCTTGCATCCACCATCTCCCAGGTAAGCGGACTGGGCGGGTACTCTGCGGTGGAGCTGAACAAATTCCTATCGGGAATCAATGCCTCGGTGAGTCCCTATGTGGGAGATATTCAGGAAGGACTTCAGGGTTCAGCCAGTCCGGAAGATCTGGAAATTTTGCTCCAGATGGCATACCTCAACTTTACCGATCCCCGGGCCGATCTTGATGCCTGGAATACCTATGCAGGCCGTCTCAGTTCATATCTGGAGGAACAGGAACGGGATCCCCGCTTCCGATATCAGAACAGAATCAGCCAGGTCGTCTATGACTCACACCCCAGAGCCGAGAACCTCAGCGCTGAAGATGTTTCCCGTGTGGATTTCACCACCGCTGAACGATTCTTTGCAGAACGCTTTTCCAACCCCGGAGATTTCACCTTTGTCTTTGTGGGCAATGCGGATCTTGAAGAGCTTGAGAACGGCGTTGAGCAATGGATAGCCTCCATTCCGTCGGGGGAAGAACGGGATCCGGTCCTGGATCGGGGAATGGATTATTTTGATGAAGATATCCGCAGCGAACTGAAAGCGGGTATCGAACCTCTCTCCATTGTCACCCAGGTGTGGACCGGCAGCACAGCCTGGAATTACGAGAACTATTATCACATGGCCTCATTGAGTTCCGCTCTGGACATTATCCTGGTTGAAAAGGTGCGGGAAGCCGCCGGAGGGACCTACAGCATCTCTTCAAGTTTCGCCATGTCCCGACAGCCCACCGAAGATTACCGCTTTGTCGTTCAGTTCAGCTGCGAACCATCCCGGACCGACGAGCTCATCGCCATAGTGAACGATGAGATTCAGGCCATCATCGACGGAACCCTGGAATCCGAATACGCAGGCAAGGTACAGGAATCCCAGAGAGTGAACTATTCCGACAACCTTCAGCGCAACGGCTGGTGGCTCAACCAGATTCAGTTCCTGCTGGAACATGAGCTCGATTGGGAACTGGCATTGAACAAAGAGGAATGGTATGACCGCCTCACAGCGGACAACATAATCAGCGGTGCAGAGCGATGGCTCGGTGACCAGGCGAATTACGCCGAAATAATCCTGCTTCCCCAAGAGGAACAATAA
- a CDS encoding rhodanese-like domain-containing protein, which translates to MKKLAIVLAGLMIAVSLISCGGSAAELSGNEDISMGNIDSYLDADARLIDLRNFSDMFSGGYIEGFEVVPFFEYLEGRALVRNNGWEFSSADIESSAMLENVFGEKDEAVILMCGSGTRAGYVKAALEDLGYSKVYNAGGIRDYDGENKVLGDGEYAGVAALPEEVTMDNIDSYLYRPGAKYVDLRNVADKYTAGYIDSFELVSFFEYLDNNALVRNNGWEFSAEDIESRAKLQNIFGAQDREIFLMCGSGTRAGYVKSALEEIGYSKVYNVGGIANYSGNNKILGDENFELTLF; encoded by the coding sequence ATGAAAAAACTCGCAATTGTACTTGCAGGTTTAATGATTGCCGTAAGCCTTATCAGCTGCGGAGGTTCAGCTGCTGAACTCAGCGGTAATGAAGATATCAGTATGGGAAATATCGATTCCTATCTTGATGCAGACGCCCGACTTATCGATCTTCGGAACTTCTCCGATATGTTCAGCGGCGGCTACATCGAAGGCTTCGAAGTGGTACCGTTTTTTGAATATCTGGAAGGCAGGGCTCTGGTTCGCAACAATGGCTGGGAATTTTCTTCAGCTGATATTGAGAGCAGCGCCATGCTGGAAAACGTGTTCGGTGAAAAAGATGAAGCGGTCATTCTCATGTGCGGTTCAGGCACCCGTGCCGGGTATGTGAAAGCTGCCCTGGAAGATCTCGGATACAGCAAGGTCTATAATGCCGGAGGCATCCGGGATTACGACGGTGAAAATAAGGTTCTGGGTGACGGTGAATATGCCGGTGTTGCAGCCCTCCCTGAAGAGGTGACAATGGACAATATCGATTCCTACCTCTACCGTCCCGGTGCGAAATATGTTGATCTGCGGAATGTTGCCGACAAGTATACCGCAGGCTACATCGACAGTTTCGAACTGGTATCATTCTTTGAATACCTCGATAACAACGCTCTGGTTCGTAACAACGGCTGGGAGTTCTCCGCAGAAGACATCGAATCCCGGGCAAAACTGCAGAATATTTTCGGAGCCCAGGACAGGGAAATTTTCCTGATGTGCGGTTCCGGCACCCGTGCAGGGTACGTTAAGTCTGCACTTGAAGAGATCGGATACAGCAAAGTGTACAACGTGGGTGGAATTGCCAACTACAGTGGAAATAACAAGATTCTCGGCGATGAGAACTTTGAACTCACCTTGTTCTAA